In one Gemmatimonadota bacterium genomic region, the following are encoded:
- a CDS encoding Xaa-Pro peptidase family protein, whose product MLLVSKLDEIRAAIADAGVDGWLLYDFRGTNPIAASIVGISGMVTRRYFCYIPRDGNPVAITHAIEQGPWETWPSNWTKYVYSSWRDLEAFLAKTVSGKRVAMEYSAGDAVPYLDRIPAGVVEMVRNAGAEVVTSADLVTRIYAVWTPEQLASHKRAAEHLARIARNAMALAGEKARSGSPMREYELQQLIRQEFDEAGLFTDHGPNVSTGLSAANPHYEPTAEQSELINDGDILLIDLWAREPDGVYADQTWMGSLGPASAANVTIWETVRGARDAAIAVLRDRIENGVPVTGGEADDAARNYITERGFGEKFTHRTGHSIDSRDIHGSGPNIDNLESRDVRVLLPGVAFSIEPGIYIPGQVGMRTEVNGYVSEGSLLITPSRIQEDLFIV is encoded by the coding sequence ATGCTGCTTGTCTCGAAACTCGATGAAATTCGCGCTGCCATCGCCGACGCGGGCGTGGACGGCTGGCTGTTGTATGATTTCCGCGGAACGAACCCGATCGCCGCAAGCATCGTCGGCATCTCCGGCATGGTGACGCGTCGCTATTTCTGCTACATACCGCGGGACGGAAATCCGGTTGCGATAACTCACGCGATAGAGCAGGGCCCCTGGGAGACGTGGCCATCCAACTGGACAAAGTACGTCTACAGCAGCTGGCGCGACCTGGAGGCTTTTCTTGCAAAGACGGTATCCGGCAAGCGTGTGGCGATGGAGTATTCCGCAGGAGACGCGGTGCCGTATCTCGATCGCATCCCTGCAGGCGTAGTCGAGATGGTGCGCAACGCAGGCGCTGAAGTCGTGACGTCGGCCGATCTCGTCACGCGCATCTACGCAGTATGGACGCCAGAGCAGCTCGCGTCACACAAACGCGCTGCGGAGCACCTGGCGCGGATCGCGCGCAACGCGATGGCGCTCGCCGGCGAAAAGGCGCGCTCCGGCAGCCCGATGCGCGAGTACGAGCTGCAGCAGCTCATCCGCCAGGAATTCGACGAAGCGGGTCTGTTCACGGACCACGGCCCGAACGTTTCGACCGGACTGAGCGCGGCCAATCCACACTACGAGCCGACAGCGGAGCAGTCTGAGCTGATCAACGACGGCGATATTCTGTTGATCGATCTCTGGGCACGCGAGCCCGACGGTGTGTACGCCGACCAGACGTGGATGGGGTCGCTGGGACCGGCCAGCGCGGCGAACGTCACCATCTGGGAGACGGTTCGCGGTGCGCGCGACGCGGCGATCGCAGTGCTTCGCGACCGCATCGAGAATGGAGTCCCGGTCACGGGTGGCGAAGCCGACGATGCCGCGCGCAATTACATAACGGAGCGCGGCTTCGGAGAAAAATTCACACACCGCACGGGCCATTCCATAGACTCGCGCGACATACACGGCTCCGGACCGAACATCGACAATCTCGAGAGCCGCGACGTGCGCGTACTTCTTCCCGGCGTTGCCTTCTCGATCGAGCCGGGCATCTACATACCGGGGCAGGTGGGGATGCGGACCGAGGTCAATGGATACGTTTCGGAGGGATCTCTGCTCATCACGCCGAGCCGCATTCAGGAAGATCTGTTCATCGTGTAA
- a CDS encoding DUF92 domain-containing protein, with protein sequence MTETIFAQIGSLSLPGRALTGLVLATAAALLARRARSLSGSGAVAAAACGTLCVIGGWRWAGLLIAYFLAAATLSWAGKEDKEARSAGVISKGGRRDARQVLANGGVYSLVAALSAAVPATALVWGAVGALAAASADTWATELGVWLGGEPRLITSGTIVRPGASGGVTGAGLLGSVSGAAWVALCAMLAGFRGHGVVLAALIGGFGGSIVDSLLGATVQERRWCDDCAEPTERTVHLCGATTRRVGGIIRLDNDVVNLVSTLAGLLIGVIVYCIARNFGDWGSIG encoded by the coding sequence GTGACTGAGACAATTTTCGCGCAAATCGGAAGCTTGAGTTTGCCGGGCCGCGCCCTCACCGGGCTCGTCCTCGCGACCGCGGCAGCGCTACTGGCTCGGCGAGCACGCTCGCTGAGCGGGAGCGGAGCCGTCGCTGCAGCGGCGTGCGGGACGTTGTGCGTCATCGGCGGCTGGCGATGGGCCGGACTGCTGATTGCCTATTTCCTGGCCGCGGCGACCCTCTCATGGGCTGGCAAGGAAGACAAGGAAGCACGCAGCGCCGGCGTCATTTCCAAGGGCGGACGTCGTGACGCAAGGCAGGTTCTGGCGAATGGAGGCGTCTATTCGCTGGTTGCAGCCCTCAGCGCGGCGGTTCCTGCCACAGCCCTGGTCTGGGGGGCCGTCGGCGCGCTGGCAGCGGCCTCGGCGGACACATGGGCAACAGAATTGGGGGTCTGGCTGGGAGGCGAACCAAGATTGATCACTAGTGGAACGATCGTCCGTCCGGGTGCCTCCGGAGGGGTGACCGGTGCCGGACTCCTGGGCTCCGTCTCCGGGGCGGCATGGGTTGCGCTCTGCGCCATGCTGGCCGGCTTTCGAGGACATGGCGTCGTCCTCGCCGCGCTCATCGGCGGCTTTGGCGGATCGATCGTCGACTCGCTGCTGGGCGCGACCGTGCAGGAACGACGCTGGTGCGACGACTGCGCAGAACCTACGGAACGGACAGTTCACCTCTGCGGGGCTACCACCCGCCGAGTCGGAGGAATCATTCGACTCGACAACGACGTAGTCAACCTAGTTTCCACGCTAGCAGGGCTGTTGATCGGAGTCATCGTTTATTGCATCGCAAGAAACTTCGGAGACTGGGGATCGATTGGGTAA
- a CDS encoding NAD(P)/FAD-dependent oxidoreductase, with the protein MRKTQVIVVGAGPGGSSTAWHLAKLGIDVALLDRATFPRDKVCAEYLSPQASRIIAAMGAMKQLEASGPAQLTGMRVRAPNGYEIHGSFIADHGYRAFHDRGIAVRRSILDAILVEQAQAAGATLVQRARVTDVIRDGSGRTCGVTILDAEGSTREMRAPLVIGADGLRSVVGRRLGLTRVSRIPRRVAFVAHFRNLPGVTEVGEMHVEKDGYVGIADVGNGLTTVALVVPARAARDAAVDPDAMLDEWLIGHPHLAARFAVAERVEPVRATGPFASYTKRAWARGAALVGDAADFFDPFTGEGVYSALRGGELLTPFAAEAATNAAGADRALAAYDRARRTEFHGKWRVERLIAATVAVPALINHAARALSRRKEMADVLVGVAGDFVPASQVLRVGYFARLLLFGV; encoded by the coding sequence ATGAGAAAGACGCAAGTGATAGTCGTCGGCGCGGGGCCCGGTGGATCATCCACGGCATGGCATCTCGCGAAGTTGGGAATCGACGTGGCGCTGCTGGATCGCGCGACGTTTCCGCGTGACAAGGTGTGCGCCGAGTATCTCAGCCCTCAAGCATCGCGCATCATCGCCGCGATGGGAGCGATGAAGCAACTCGAAGCATCCGGTCCGGCACAGCTGACAGGAATGCGCGTGCGCGCGCCGAACGGCTACGAGATACACGGCAGCTTCATCGCAGACCACGGATACCGCGCGTTCCACGATCGAGGAATCGCGGTGCGGAGATCGATACTCGATGCAATCCTCGTAGAGCAGGCACAGGCGGCCGGCGCGACACTTGTGCAACGTGCACGAGTTACCGACGTGATTCGCGACGGCAGTGGCCGCACCTGCGGGGTGACCATTCTGGATGCGGAGGGCTCCACGCGAGAGATGAGGGCACCACTGGTCATTGGCGCAGACGGCCTGCGCTCAGTCGTGGGCCGCAGACTCGGACTCACGCGCGTCTCGCGCATTCCGCGCCGCGTCGCGTTCGTAGCGCACTTCCGGAACTTGCCCGGGGTCACGGAAGTCGGCGAGATGCACGTGGAGAAGGACGGATACGTTGGCATCGCCGACGTCGGGAACGGCCTGACCACCGTCGCCCTGGTGGTGCCGGCGCGCGCCGCGCGCGATGCAGCTGTGGATCCGGACGCGATGCTGGACGAGTGGTTGATCGGTCATCCGCATCTCGCTGCGCGGTTCGCGGTCGCCGAGCGTGTCGAGCCTGTTCGTGCGACCGGACCGTTTGCGTCGTACACGAAGAGAGCGTGGGCGCGCGGCGCAGCCCTGGTGGGAGATGCTGCCGATTTCTTCGATCCGTTCACTGGCGAGGGCGTGTACAGCGCGTTGCGCGGCGGCGAGCTGCTGACGCCTTTCGCGGCCGAGGCAGCGACGAACGCAGCCGGCGCGGATCGGGCGCTCGCCGCGTACGACCGCGCGCGCCGCACGGAGTTCCACGGAAAGTGGCGGGTCGAGCGGCTGATTGCGGCGACCGTAGCAGTTCCCGCACTCATCAACCATGCGGCGCGCGCGCTGTCGAGGCGCAAGGAAATGGCAGATGTGCTCGTAGGGGTGGCCGGGGATTTCGTTCCGGCCAGCCAGGTGCTGAGGGTCGGCTATTTCGCGCGGCTGTTACTGTTCGGTGTATGA
- a CDS encoding flavin reductase family protein — MSLDPDAFRAVMGRFASGVTVVTATDDAGSAYGMTVSAFASVSLQPPLVVMCIDHTASLHDTLANAPYFAVNILASTQEPIARRFAETGAQRFEGIGYRNGENGVPILNDVLAFVECKRVSSTEAGDHTVIIGETVAASMRDARPLLYYRGGFAQLER, encoded by the coding sequence ATGAGCCTCGATCCAGATGCATTCAGAGCGGTAATGGGAAGGTTCGCAAGTGGTGTCACAGTCGTGACGGCGACTGACGACGCCGGATCCGCCTACGGCATGACGGTCAGCGCCTTTGCGTCGGTGTCGCTGCAACCACCTCTGGTGGTGATGTGCATCGATCACACCGCCTCGCTGCACGACACACTGGCGAACGCGCCGTACTTCGCAGTGAACATCCTGGCGTCCACGCAGGAGCCGATCGCACGGCGATTCGCCGAGACGGGCGCGCAACGATTCGAGGGAATCGGCTACCGGAATGGCGAGAATGGCGTGCCGATCCTCAACGACGTGCTCGCATTTGTCGAATGCAAACGCGTATCCTCGACCGAGGCAGGCGATCACACCGTCATCATCGGAGAAACCGTGGCGGCATCGATGCGTGATGCGCGGCCGTTACTCTACTACCGCGGTGGATTCGCCCAGTTGGAGCGTTAG
- a CDS encoding methyltransferase domain-containing protein — translation MPGLLTPPRRYGKELLDSRQEDERLVLRTVEDIRRSNIIFSGTRSAIRELALHFARLPKAATLLDVGTGRGDIPHAAVVAAAAHDIALTTLGLDAEPAIARAASGSVSYAICGSGLALPFGDGSVDVVMCSQTLHHFRGDEERALLREMNRVARLAVVVSDLQRSWIAAAGFWVASFPLRFHRVTRHDGVLSVMRGYTPAELSTAVFDAVGVQPPVHRRLGFRITTSWLPTASECAT, via the coding sequence ATGCCAGGGTTGCTGACGCCGCCGCGGAGATACGGCAAGGAGCTGCTCGATTCCCGGCAGGAGGATGAGAGGCTTGTACTTCGAACCGTCGAGGACATCCGACGCTCGAACATCATCTTCAGCGGAACGCGCTCGGCGATCAGGGAGCTTGCGTTGCACTTCGCGCGCCTACCAAAAGCGGCGACGCTGTTGGACGTGGGCACGGGACGCGGTGACATTCCGCATGCGGCGGTCGTGGCCGCCGCCGCTCACGATATAGCTCTGACCACTTTGGGATTGGACGCCGAGCCTGCGATCGCGCGAGCGGCTTCCGGTTCGGTATCGTACGCGATATGCGGCAGCGGACTTGCACTGCCATTTGGTGATGGAAGCGTGGATGTCGTGATGTGCTCTCAGACGCTGCATCATTTTCGTGGCGACGAAGAGCGCGCACTGCTGCGCGAGATGAATCGCGTGGCTCGCCTGGCAGTCGTCGTGAGCGACCTGCAACGCAGCTGGATCGCGGCTGCCGGCTTCTGGGTGGCGTCGTTTCCGCTCCGGTTTCACAGGGTTACCCGACACGATGGTGTGCTGTCGGTAATGCGAGGTTACACACCGGCAGAATTATCTACGGCCGTATTCGACGCGGTTGGCGTGCAACCGCCGGTGCATCGGCGACTTGGCTTCAGGATCACGACCAGCTGGCTACCGACCGCGAGCGAGTGTGCAACGTGA
- a CDS encoding SRPBCC family protein, whose amino-acid sequence MIDLGPMPAGRRMHVLDELEVRAPLRRIFALARDVTRWPEHLPHYRFVRFNKQETDGGGVVEMSANRQFGLLDWPTWWRSDMQVIDSAPAVRFRHVAGITRGMDVEWSFEPTPAGTHVRVLHVWNGPGWPLVGEIAATTVIGPVFVHGIASRTLAGLARVAEAE is encoded by the coding sequence GTGATCGACCTCGGGCCGATGCCAGCTGGCCGCCGCATGCACGTTCTGGACGAGCTCGAGGTGCGCGCACCGTTGCGCCGTATCTTCGCTCTCGCGCGAGACGTGACTCGCTGGCCGGAACATCTTCCGCACTATCGCTTCGTCCGCTTCAACAAACAGGAGACGGACGGCGGCGGAGTGGTCGAGATGTCGGCCAACAGACAGTTCGGACTGCTCGATTGGCCAACCTGGTGGCGATCCGACATGCAGGTGATCGACAGCGCGCCGGCAGTCCGCTTTCGGCACGTTGCGGGTATTACGCGTGGAATGGACGTCGAGTGGAGCTTCGAGCCCACGCCGGCGGGGACGCACGTTCGCGTCCTGCATGTGTGGAATGGACCCGGGTGGCCGCTTGTTGGAGAGATTGCGGCTACGACGGTGATTGGACCAGTGTTCGTGCACGGCATCGCGTCGCGCACTCTTGCAGGGTTGGCACGCGTGGCGGAGGCCGAATGA
- the fabF gene encoding beta-ketoacyl-ACP synthase II: MGRRRVVITGIGAITPIGSTKEGMWDGVLRERSAVRSLTRFDPSIFRSHNAAEVPDFDPNDFIESKRARRLDRFGQFSVAAAKQAIEDSEIDLATEDRDRVGAMMGTALGGVGYAEDQLSVFLREGLRAVDATLALAVFGGAASCNIAIELGVTGPNSTNAMSCASGAMAIGEAFRQIRDGYADVMIAGGAEAPLAPLCFGAFALIRAMSTRNDDPEHASRPFDHERDGFVMGEGTAVLILEEHDRAVSRGARIYAEICGYGTTNDAHHMTAPLPDGTQAARAMRMALSDAAVLPSEIGYINAHGSSTPLNDPTETVAIKQVFGDSAATVQASGTKGYYGHALGASGAIEAAICALAIDREWLPPTVNLTERDPACDLNYITGTGHSDRVEHVLSNSFGFGGINAALVFRRVV, translated from the coding sequence ATGGGCAGGCGAAGAGTAGTCATAACAGGGATCGGCGCGATAACACCAATAGGCTCCACGAAGGAGGGAATGTGGGATGGTGTGTTGCGTGAGCGATCGGCAGTACGCTCGCTCACGCGATTCGATCCGTCCATCTTTCGCAGTCACAACGCTGCCGAGGTTCCGGACTTCGATCCAAACGATTTTATCGAGAGCAAGCGCGCTCGACGACTGGACAGGTTCGGTCAGTTTTCCGTGGCCGCGGCGAAGCAGGCGATCGAGGACTCGGAGATCGATCTGGCGACCGAGGACAGAGACAGAGTCGGAGCCATGATGGGCACTGCGCTCGGCGGCGTCGGTTACGCGGAAGACCAGCTCAGCGTGTTTCTTCGTGAAGGATTGCGCGCGGTCGATGCAACACTCGCTCTCGCCGTGTTCGGCGGTGCGGCAAGCTGCAATATTGCGATCGAGCTGGGTGTGACGGGCCCGAACTCGACCAACGCGATGAGCTGCGCCTCCGGTGCGATGGCGATCGGCGAAGCGTTCCGCCAGATCCGCGACGGTTATGCCGACGTCATGATAGCAGGCGGAGCGGAGGCACCGCTGGCGCCGCTCTGCTTTGGCGCCTTCGCTCTCATACGTGCGATGTCCACCCGCAACGACGATCCCGAACACGCGTCGCGACCATTCGATCACGAACGTGATGGATTCGTGATGGGCGAGGGAACGGCGGTGTTGATACTGGAGGAACACGATCGCGCAGTATCACGCGGCGCGCGAATCTACGCGGAAATCTGTGGCTATGGCACGACCAACGACGCGCATCACATGACGGCACCTCTGCCGGACGGAACGCAGGCAGCGCGCGCGATGCGGATGGCGCTGAGCGACGCAGCGGTGTTGCCATCCGAGATCGGGTACATCAATGCGCATGGCAGCTCGACTCCGCTCAACGATCCAACCGAGACAGTCGCGATCAAGCAGGTCTTCGGCGATTCGGCCGCAACCGTGCAGGCTAGCGGAACGAAGGGATATTACGGCCATGCGTTGGGTGCGTCTGGAGCGATAGAGGCTGCGATCTGCGCCCTCGCCATCGACCGCGAATGGCTTCCGCCAACCGTGAACCTTACCGAGCGCGATCCGGCGTGCGATCTTAACTACATCACGGGGACAGGGCATTCCGACCGGGTGGAGCACGTGCTCAGCAACTCGTTTGGATTCGGCGGTATCAATGCCGCGCTGGTCTTCCGCCGGGTAGTGTAG
- a CDS encoding aquaporin produces MRDPLRHFVSEFIGTFALVFVGSAAIMAAAQANSPYALLQVALAHGLVLSIFVTALMRISGHFNPAITLGFVAARRIDPMMAGIYIVAQLLGAAAAAYILKGTFPDAIVAATRDGGQAISLDVTASQAWILEAIATFFLTFAVFATAVDPKSPKVGGFAIGLVVTVDILAIGPLTGASMNPARSFGPALASGIYEGQFIYWTAPIVGSIIAALLYDTLFIRREREPVEHGAIET; encoded by the coding sequence ATGCGTGATCCGCTACGCCATTTTGTTTCGGAGTTCATAGGTACGTTCGCACTGGTCTTCGTCGGCAGTGCCGCGATAATGGCTGCTGCGCAGGCGAACTCTCCGTATGCGTTGCTGCAGGTGGCGCTGGCGCACGGCCTGGTGTTGTCGATCTTCGTCACGGCGCTGATGCGGATCTCGGGCCACTTCAATCCAGCGATCACACTGGGATTCGTGGCGGCGCGCCGCATCGACCCGATGATGGCTGGCATCTACATCGTGGCACAGCTACTCGGCGCGGCCGCGGCCGCGTACATACTCAAAGGCACGTTCCCCGACGCAATCGTCGCGGCTACACGTGACGGCGGCCAGGCGATTTCACTGGATGTGACCGCGTCGCAGGCATGGATTCTTGAGGCGATCGCGACCTTCTTCCTGACATTTGCGGTATTCGCGACTGCGGTAGATCCGAAATCGCCGAAGGTTGGCGGATTCGCGATCGGACTGGTCGTGACGGTGGACATTCTGGCCATCGGACCGCTGACAGGCGCGTCGATGAATCCGGCGCGGTCGTTCGGGCCGGCGCTCGCTTCAGGGATTTACGAAGGTCAGTTCATCTACTGGACGGCACCGATCGTCGGATCGATAATCGCGGCGCTTCTGTACGACACGCTGTTCATCAGGCGCGAGCGGGAACCGGTCGAGCACGGAGCTATCGAGACCTGA
- a CDS encoding YIP1 family protein, which yields MTAPDELSTSAPPTSAKPASLWEDFIDIFVSPSEVFARRRDSGFFAPLAVFVVLSVAIVVAGHSALQPIFDSEFTRGMAAAAKKNPQLTDAQIQTSRAFAEKLTPVLVGVGAIIMPLLVGVILWIVGKFVDAKESVGAACMIACYAFIPRILDSLLRVVQAFVMDPASLNGQYRVSLSAARFLDPDAASPVLVGLLSRIDLFTIWVTVLLAIGLSVVARIPRQKAAIAAIIVWVIGALPALLQALRAS from the coding sequence ATGACTGCCCCAGACGAACTCAGCACGTCCGCGCCGCCAACGTCCGCAAAGCCGGCGAGCCTGTGGGAAGACTTCATCGATATCTTCGTGTCGCCGAGCGAAGTGTTCGCGCGACGGCGCGACTCGGGTTTTTTCGCCCCCTTGGCGGTCTTCGTAGTCCTGTCCGTCGCCATAGTGGTTGCTGGCCACTCCGCCCTGCAACCGATATTCGACTCCGAGTTCACGCGCGGGATGGCGGCCGCGGCCAAAAAGAACCCGCAGCTGACAGATGCTCAGATCCAGACTTCGCGCGCCTTCGCGGAGAAGCTGACTCCCGTTCTGGTTGGCGTCGGCGCCATCATCATGCCACTGCTCGTGGGCGTCATCCTGTGGATCGTGGGCAAGTTCGTGGATGCCAAGGAAAGCGTAGGTGCTGCATGCATGATCGCTTGCTACGCGTTCATCCCGCGCATCCTCGATTCACTGCTCAGAGTGGTGCAGGCGTTCGTCATGGACCCGGCTTCTCTCAACGGCCAGTACCGCGTGAGCCTGAGTGCCGCGCGTTTCCTGGATCCTGACGCGGCGTCGCCCGTGTTGGTCGGACTTCTCAGCCGGATCGACCTGTTCACGATCTGGGTGACCGTGCTGCTCGCGATCGGTCTGTCCGTCGTGGCGCGAATTCCGCGTCAGAAGGCGGCAATTGCCGCGATCATCGTCTGGGTCATTGGCGCGCTTCCGGCGCTGCTCCAGGCGCTCAGGGCCTCGTAG
- a CDS encoding sigma-70 family RNA polymerase sigma factor, producing MVISDAAVVSRIRDGESDAFALLFERYHERCARLAMRLLGDPDDAADAVQDAFIRAYLSLDSYQERDRFSSWLLCIVANRCRSASDAARRRANVASEWMRAHSDGGHAAVLPREEDHALAQRLSEALESLPDATRSVVLSKYGEDRSYEEISADTGVAVSALKMRVARGSAQLRRTLVGAGITLATVALIFVTHTRDNRKPRTATVVACDTLRAIMHDTLGASTRDSILPPGRCGEDTRAPAQEQRLRDVHDPHPGTDF from the coding sequence ATGGTGATTTCCGACGCTGCGGTCGTCAGCCGCATTCGCGATGGGGAGAGCGATGCCTTCGCGCTTCTCTTCGAGCGGTACCATGAACGTTGCGCCCGACTGGCGATGCGGCTGCTAGGCGACCCGGACGATGCCGCCGACGCGGTGCAGGACGCGTTCATCCGCGCCTATCTGTCACTTGACAGCTATCAGGAGCGTGACCGCTTCAGCTCGTGGCTGCTCTGCATCGTCGCTAACAGATGCCGGTCGGCGAGCGATGCTGCGCGGCGTCGCGCAAACGTCGCAAGCGAATGGATGCGGGCTCATTCCGACGGTGGCCACGCGGCGGTGCTCCCACGCGAAGAAGACCATGCTCTGGCGCAACGATTGAGCGAGGCGCTGGAATCCCTGCCCGACGCCACGCGCTCCGTCGTGCTCAGCAAGTACGGCGAAGATCGAAGCTACGAAGAAATCTCCGCCGACACAGGCGTTGCGGTTTCGGCGCTCAAGATGCGCGTCGCACGTGGCTCGGCGCAGCTCCGGCGCACACTGGTCGGCGCGGGAATCACGCTCGCGACCGTTGCACTGATCTTCGTGACTCATACGCGAGACAACAGAAAGCCGAGGACCGCGACGGTCGTTGCGTGTGACACTCTGCGCGCGATAATGCACGACACGCTCGGTGCTTCGACGCGTGATTCGATACTGCCGCCGGGACGTTGCGGCGAGGATACACGTGCGCCGGCTCAGGAGCAGCGACTCCGCGACGTTCACGACCCACACCCAGGAACGGACTTCTGA
- a CDS encoding DUF2723 domain-containing protein — protein sequence MTRDVRTGEAQTPPYAWGALASLCVFGLYLITLSPTTAMWDTSEYIAAAKVLGLPHPPGNPLFVMIAHAFGLIPIPVSYAARINILAALCSAIAAGSWFVLIDSVLARGGVAVLRRRICAAAGVVVGASAFTVWNQSVVNEKVYTISLALFAIITLLMLSWLDGDGRARNDAKLVAISFLLGAGYAVHPAGLLPGLAVIVTVASQRWRKFLQPRLVLAVFGAFALGLTPFIFEPIRAAQAPAMNEGAPTGCTTRLEWSCTFSAKTYTRLSDNINRTQYGKPSVTDRQISFGSQLGMWWLYFKWQWLRDPHGSAPLTQMLLALLMFGLGIYGATVHWRWDRASCIYWATFMFTLTVLLVYYMNFKYGYSQAPGLGDSVPREVRDRDYFYLWSFSAWGVWVAVGIAAIWQRARTGGALLALAAIPLIGNWSAASRRNDTVARDWAVDILNSVEPYGVIVTGGDNDTFPLWYAQYVEGVRPDVTVIIDQYLQMDWFVEQLLRAPIHKYDAAAGPAMYRTGHWPVPTHAVFRMTAAQADSVPDIMELREPQLLKSGAIEGRIAAGYLERKDVFILRLITDALPERPVYFTMGSPYPKQFGLQRYIIGEGLVQKLMPTPVSDSAGPTLDTRGTDALWRIYRGPAAIVRRGDWIDRPSLPTPVDYTLVGLNLSDALEHQGDSARARAVRNDAIAVIKAARMEDIFGMTKMP from the coding sequence ATGACGCGAGATGTCAGAACGGGGGAGGCCCAGACTCCCCCGTACGCCTGGGGCGCGCTCGCCTCACTGTGTGTATTCGGGTTGTACCTCATCACGCTGTCACCGACGACGGCGATGTGGGACACGAGCGAGTACATAGCGGCCGCAAAGGTACTCGGACTGCCCCACCCACCCGGCAATCCGTTGTTCGTGATGATCGCGCACGCATTTGGACTGATACCGATACCGGTGTCCTACGCGGCGAGGATCAACATCCTCGCCGCTCTCTGCAGCGCGATCGCGGCCGGCTCCTGGTTCGTTCTCATCGACTCGGTGCTGGCGCGTGGTGGAGTCGCGGTACTGCGCCGTCGAATCTGCGCTGCAGCTGGCGTGGTCGTTGGCGCGAGCGCGTTTACCGTCTGGAATCAATCGGTCGTGAACGAGAAAGTGTACACGATCTCGCTCGCGCTGTTCGCGATCATCACACTGTTGATGCTCAGCTGGCTCGATGGAGACGGAAGGGCCAGGAACGATGCCAAGCTGGTTGCGATATCGTTTCTACTGGGTGCGGGCTACGCTGTGCATCCGGCCGGATTGCTCCCCGGACTCGCGGTGATAGTGACGGTCGCAAGCCAGCGATGGAGGAAATTCCTGCAGCCGCGTCTCGTGCTTGCAGTGTTCGGCGCGTTTGCGTTGGGACTGACGCCGTTCATCTTCGAGCCAATTCGCGCTGCGCAGGCGCCCGCGATGAACGAAGGCGCACCGACCGGTTGCACGACGAGACTCGAATGGTCCTGCACGTTCAGCGCGAAGACGTACACCAGGCTTTCCGACAACATCAATCGCACTCAATACGGCAAGCCGTCGGTGACGGATCGCCAGATCTCGTTCGGCTCGCAGCTGGGAATGTGGTGGCTGTACTTCAAGTGGCAGTGGCTGAGAGATCCGCACGGATCTGCACCGCTCACGCAGATGCTCCTGGCGCTCCTCATGTTCGGGCTCGGCATCTATGGAGCCACCGTGCACTGGCGATGGGATCGCGCCTCGTGCATCTACTGGGCGACCTTCATGTTCACACTGACGGTTCTGCTCGTCTATTACATGAACTTCAAGTACGGATACTCCCAGGCGCCGGGACTGGGTGATAGCGTGCCGCGCGAAGTACGCGATCGCGATTACTTCTACCTCTGGAGCTTCAGTGCGTGGGGCGTCTGGGTGGCGGTAGGGATTGCCGCGATCTGGCAGCGAGCGCGCACTGGCGGAGCATTGTTGGCGCTGGCGGCAATCCCGCTGATCGGAAACTGGAGCGCGGCATCGCGCCGGAACGATACGGTAGCGCGCGATTGGGCCGTCGACATTCTCAACTCGGTCGAGCCGTACGGTGTGATCGTGACTGGCGGCGACAACGACACGTTTCCGCTCTGGTATGCACAGTACGTCGAAGGTGTGCGGCCAGACGTCACGGTAATCATCGACCAGTACCTCCAGATGGATTGGTTCGTCGAGCAATTACTGCGCGCGCCAATTCACAAGTACGATGCCGCCGCTGGCCCGGCGATGTATCGAACCGGCCACTGGCCAGTTCCAACCCATGCTGTATTTCGCATGACGGCGGCGCAGGCTGATTCCGTTCCCGACATCATGGAGCTGCGCGAGCCTCAGTTGCTGAAGAGTGGAGCAATCGAGGGACGCATTGCAGCGGGCTACCTGGAGCGCAAGGACGTCTTCATCCTGCGTCTAATTACGGACGCACTCCCCGAGCGGCCGGTGTATTTCACGATGGGCTCGCCATACCCGAAGCAGTTTGGTCTGCAGCGCTACATAATCGGCGAGGGACTCGTTCAGAAGTTGATGCCAACTCCGGTGTCGGATTCTGCCGGACCAACACTGGACACGCGCGGGACCGATGCACTATGGCGCATCTATCGTGGACCTGCGGCAATAGTGCGTCGCGGCGACTGGATAGACAGACCGTCGTTGCCAACGCCTGTCGATTATACGCTTGTCGGGCTCAATCTCAGCGATGCGCTGGAGCACCAGGGCGATAGCGCGCGTGCACGCGCGGTGCGCAATGATGCGATCGCGGTGATAAAAGCGGCGCGGATGGAAGACATCTTCGGGATGACGAAGATGCCCTAG